ACGAATCACATGCTTAGGAAGCTcaaggagagaagaaaaattgaCTGGATTATCTATGgagtaaaaaaaagtaaggctATCTAACATAGAGGAAACGTACGAAGATAGAAAAATTCAAGAAGAGCTGTGTCTTCTCAAATAATGAGTCACAAGTTTATTGATAAACACTGTAATGCTTACAATAATTCAGATAACCCCTCCATTACATTATTCGGTTTCTTTATAAAGGAAGCTTAGGCAACTTAGGaaattaattcaaaatggaGAGTAGACTACTGTAATGTTAACAACAAAGGTAACTTTTATTAGAATGGATATAAAATCTGCAAGAGCCTTTTTTTAGGAAAGAATAAAATCGGCAATCATCCTTGATTTTTGCTTGAATCTTCTGATAGTCCCTCCATTCCTGATGTCACGCTTGTTGCATTAGATTCTTCCCCACTTGGAAGGAAGCTTGACCTCGAGCTAATGTCAGGGTATAATGCTTCATCTGAAGGATGGTACTCAAATATGTCTGCAACATTGAAAGTAAGGGAAATTAACATACCATCTGGAAAGTCAACCACATAGGCATTGTCATTGATTCTTTTCACAACTCGACATGGTCTAAACTTCTTGTGCTGGAGCTTGTTGTATGTCCCTGCAGGAAAATGTTGCTTACGGAGGTGAACCATCACCAAGCCTCCCTCTTGAAAAATTTTTACTCGCCTATGCTTATCAGCTGCCTGCTTGTATCGCGAGTTGGACTTCTCCAAATTGAGATGGACATTGGAATGGACTTGCTGAATTTTTTCAGCCATATTTTCTGCTGCCGTGATGAGTCCTAGAAGCCTTGGAAGAGGAATCAAGTCTAGAGTGTGTTTTGGGGCTCGAGTGTACACAATTTCGAAAGGAGTCTTCCCAGTTGATCAATTGATCATATTGTTGAAAGCGAACTCTGCTTGAGGAAGACATGCATCCCATTGTTTCGGCTTGTCCCTTGAGATGCATTGAATCATATTGCCTAGTGTGCGGTTAGTCACTTCGGTTTGCCCATCCGTTTGCCAATGGCAAGTGCTGCTGTAGCTAAGGGCGGTATCAAATTTCTTCCAAAGAGTGATCCAAAAGTGGCTAAGAAATTTGACGTCCCTATCAGAAGTGATTGATTTTGGGATTCCATGAAGTCGCATGACTTCCTTGAAAAAGAGGTGAGCGATATTGGAGGCATCGGCTATCTTTCAGCACGGAATGAAGTGGACCATCTTCGAGAACCGATCGACGACCACAAAGACGGAGTCGATTCCACGCTGAGTTCGTGGGAGGCCGAGCACGAAGTCCATACTCACATCTTCCCAAATGTTCTCAGGCACGGGTAGAGATGTGTACAACCCGGTATTTTGCAAGTAACCCTTCCCCACTTGGAAAATTGGGCATTTATAGACAAACCTTCCCACATCTCATCTTAGCTAGGGTTAGTAGTAACGTTCGGATACTTGGGCTATTGTTTTGTCATGCCCCACGTGCCTTCCCAGGCCATCCCCATGCAATTCACGTATTAGGTGTTCGCGCAGTGACATTCGTGGTATGCACAATTGGTTGCCTTGAAATAAGTACCCATCTTGGAGGTGAAAATCAGTCATGGGTTGCCTGAGTTTACACTTCTTCCATGCCCCTGAGAAATCATCATCTTCCACATAAAGATCCTTGAGTTGCTCAAACCCTGTGATCTCGGTTTGTAAGATCACCAACAGCTCTCCCCTGCAGCTGAGGGCGTCGGTCACCTTATTGTGCTACCCTGACTTATGCTTAAGGACCATATTAAACTTTTGTATGAAAGCTACCCACTATGCATGCATCCGGCTCATGTGGGTTTGTGTGTTTATGAACTTGAGAGCATGGTGATCACTGTAAAGCACAAATTCCCGATGAACCAAATAATGCTCCCAATGTTTCAGGGCCCTAACTATAGTATAGAATTCCAGCTCATAAACGGTCCACTTGCGTCGCGCCTCATTTAATTTTTCACTAAAAAATTCAATGGGTCTACCTTTTTATGAAAGAACGACTCCAATGCCAACGATAGAGGCATCACACTTTACCTCCAATAATTTCTCGAAACTGAGCAAAGCGAGAACATGGGCAGTAAACAATTTTGCTTTGATGATGGCAAAGCTTGTATCTTGGTCATCACCACAATGAAACCTCCCCTTCTTCATACACTCTGTAATTGGTGCGGCGAGTGTGCTGAAATTCCGGATGAACATTTGGTAAAAAGTTGCTAACCTTTGGAAACTATGGACTTGAGTAATGGAGGATGGGCGGGGCCACTCTCGGATTGAACCTTTGCTTCATCAACCTGGACCCCTTCTGAGCCAATGACAAAGCCGAGGAAGAGCAAGCTGCTGGTGAGAAAATTGCATTTCTTCAAGTTGATATAAAGCTTGTTCTCCCTTAAGACCAACAACACTTCCTTCAAGTGCAAGAGGTGCTGCTTCTCATCTTGATTGTATAGGAGAATATCATTGAAATATACAACCATGTACTTACCAATGAAAGGTTTGAGAGTTTGGTGGATCACTCTCATAAAAGTGCTAGGTGCGTTTAACAAGCCGAATGGCATGACCAGCCACTCGTAGTCCTTCCTTTGTTTTGAAAGCTGTTTTCCATTCATCGTCGGGTCGAACTCTTATTTGATGGTAGCCGCTACTTAGGTCAAGCTTGGAAAATTTGTTTGAGCCTACAAGCATATCTAGCATATCATTCAGTCGTGGTATGGGAAATCTATATTTTACTGTGATTTTGTTGATGGCGCGACTGTCTACGCACATTCGCCAACTTCCGTCCTTCTTGGGGGTGAGTAAGGCCAGAATAGCACAATGACTCATGCTTTCTTGAATCAACCCCTTGCGGATGAGGTCCTCAACTTGGTCTTGTAAGACTTTGTGTTCGTTGGGGCTCATTCGATAGTGCGGCAAATTGGGGAGACTAGCACCCGTCACCAAGTCAATGCAATGTTGTATGTCACGCATGGGAGGGAATCCTGCTGGTAGCTCTTGTGGGATGATGTCCAAAAATTCTTCAAGCAAGAGATGCACTGTTGGTGGAAATTCGGATGTGGTCTCCTCTGTCCTTCCTTTCATGGCTAGTGTCACAATCTTGCTACATTCCTTTGCATCAATTAGGAATTGGTCTTCGCTCACAATAAGAAAGCTAGCTTTCTTCGCAAGTGATGTTGTGTTAAGCAATCGCTCTCCTACAGGTAGTAGTGTCACTTTCCGTTCATGCCACCAAAATGTATACTTGTTATCATGCCCCTTGTATGTGGCAGCCACATTGTATTGCCAAGGTCTCCCGAGTAACACGTGACAAGCATCCATATCCACCACGTCGCAATCTGCCACATCTTTGTAAAATTTACCAATTGAAAAAGGAATTTTACAGGTGTTAGTTACCTTCATCTCAGCCTCTTCTTGATCCAACTGATCTTGTAAGGTTTGGGATGCTTCTCTGTGTCTTGTAACGTTGAAACTAGTGCCCTTGACACTATGTTTTCACAACTCCCACTATCGATAATCAAGTTGCAAACTTTGTGATTAATGGTGGAACGAGCTTTGAAGATAACATGCCTTTGAGTGTGGTCTTCCTGCTTTGGTGCTACGAGGAGCCGTTGGATGACACAATTCACCAAGTCTCCTTCATCACCTTTGACAAGCTCACCTTCTTCCTCTGATCCCTCATCGTTTTCCCTAGCCAAGTCTTCACCATCCACTATGTTGATTGACCTTCTTGTAGGGCACTCGTTGGAGCGATGCCCTGGTTGGTTGCAATGGAAACATTTACCAGTGATTGCCTGCTGTAAGGATTGTTGCCAGTGCTCCCTCTACTCCCTGCCGTGGTGGTGTTGGACTTAGGGGCTTGATAGCTGTTTTGTGTCTTTGGGTCATGACTAGAGGAAGGAACATGTGGTAGATTCGGCTGAATCGGTGGTTTGGTTCCTTTGTTTGCTGGTGAGAAACTTGGTGTCCTGGTAGGGGGTCGAGAGAGTTGTGATTCAATCTTTATCACCAAATTGACTGCTTTCGAGAGAGTCCAAACGGTGTGCAGTGTCACCTTGTCTTGTATGGCGACGCGTAGCCCTCCAATATACCTGGCTACTTGTTGTCCTTCCGTTTTCGATAGGTTGTTCTTGGAGTTTAGGCGATAGAGCTCAGTGTATTCATTAATGGACCTTGTGCCTTGTCTGTAGTTTTGATATTGTTGGTACAGGAGCTGCTCATAATCTGGTGGGAGAAATTGAGCTCTCATCAGCCTTTTCATCTTGTGCCACACATGGACAGGTTGCTTGCCTTGTCATCTCCGGTTATTTTGAGTCTGTTCCCACCAACAAATGCTCGACCACGTAGTTTATAGGCCACCAACTTCACTTGTTGATTCTCGGGTATATGCGTATAGTCAAAAAAGTTCTCCACTTCCAGGAGCCAATCAAGAAAGCTTTCAACGTAGAGATGTCCATTGAAACATGGTAGATCAATTTCTATTTTGAAGTTGGATATACCGTTGCGGCCCCTTTGATTTTATCCTACCACTGCGTCCTCAAGTTCATCTTCACTGGAGGAATCGTCTCCGGTGTTGCCTATTGGTCGCTGTCTGAGTCCCCTCCTCCTCTAGGGTAAGCTTGATCTTGTTGCCTCTTATTATAGTCTCTATTGTCTTCCACATGGATGTTGGTAATAGACCTTTGGATCTTCTGCAAGACACGCTCGATCATTTCGAACCACTACTGGTTTTGTTAGTTTTGCGTTTGGATGGATTCCCAAAGGGCCTCATCTCGTGGTTGGTTGTTATCATTTCTTGCCATTGTGCCAGGCAAAACCTTGCTGCGATGCCAATTAACGTAGCGGAAATGTACAAAGATAGGAAAATTCAAGAAGAACCATGTCTTCTCAAAAAATGAGTCACAAGTTTATTGATAAACTTTGTAATGCTTACAATAATTCAGATAACCCCTCCATTACATTATTCGGTTCCTTTATAAAGGAAGCTTAGGCAACTTAGGaaattaattcaaaatggaGAGTTGACTACTGTAACATTAACAACTAATGTAACTTTTATTGCAATGTACATAAAATCTGCAAGAGCCCTTTTTAGGAAAGAATAAAATCGGCAATCGTCCTTGATTTGTGCTTGAATCTTCTGATGGTCCCTCCATTGTTGGTGTCAGCCTGCTACATCACTATGGGCTAAAGCATTACCTTCCTTGTAGATATCAAAtatactaaaaagaaaaaaatagtttaaattgaAGAATTTCATTCCAAATGTTAGAATAACTAGGGGAGAGGAACTATTATTAAGCCAATTAATTACAAGAAGGGTATCAGTCTCCACATTAAATTCGGTCGGTCCAAATTCTAGTATATATCTAGATTGAGAAATGTAAACATGTATATAGTATATGAGTCTTAAAGATTTATGAAgcatttaatattcattaaatatattGAACACGCTCTAGAATAAATTCCATTTAAATATAGAATTAGTTAGCAGctagctttatttattttgatctttGAACATGCATCGATGATGATCAGTTGTCCATCAATTGCAGTAGTACTTATGCAAAGGATTTATTACATGGTATTATCCAAGCTAGATTAAAGGATATGGGTCGATGTACATgatatttcttaaatatatgATCTAAAAGAGCGTTTTTGTTTTACAATGTGAGTTATAGTTTTTGTAGGATCACTAGAAGTGCATGCTTTGACTTCTTCGCTCTCCTTTATTTACATGTGAGTGTAAAGTCCACAATGCTAGCTCTAGGAAGAATATCTCTTTCACACAAGCAAGCAAACACACGTGCTCTTGCAAAAAGAGCTTTGTTATTGATCATCTCTATAAACCATGCACacactacatttatttttattattttttgttttattctttctaaatttattgattttttctacttatcatttatatatcatacatttggtaaaagaaaaaaaataaaaaaatatgtgttgTGTGTAGTGTGAGGATGATTagtaaaaattttcttcttcctattAGGTGTAATGCACTGACGCCTATGCCTTGATTGGAgtaaaggaaaattatatttagtcCCGTGAGTTTGCCTCTTCAAAGTTATCGTTcgagtattttattttatttttttaatggttaagaaaataattattagcaaagtagtgtatttaaaaaaaaaaatgtttgacagaaaaaaataaaaaataaaaagtacaattTGCAATAGTGGTAATTTGAGGGGAGAAACTCATGAGCTGAGTACTAAGTACCGCACCCTTGGAATAAATTCAACCGTATTTTTTGTCTATGTGATACcctatattttagtatatttttttaattaatttaaatataggTTCTcgtgttttaaatttatcagatttctctttggatttattttataatttttaagttatgaaatttactttgatgtgctttcttggtattaattatcgttttgcatttaaattattctttactttaaatcattttcttattggactttaaaatttttgtattgttgaaattttattattattttattttaactagtgACTgtgtttaagttattttatttaaatttattgttttgaaattattttcattgaatcaattttgtgacccaagttgtgaggactggacttcattttttttccctcactttttcttttttctttttttccttttttcgttttctcctctttttcttttccttctctatCTTTTTTCTCCGTATTTCTCCTCTGTTTCTCTCCCAGCCTGCATGAGtccctcccctctcccccgttTGTTTGCTTCGTCAGCCCCAAGTGCCGCCGTGCACTGTCTGTGTCCACCACCGCCCCTCCTAACCTCTTCCTCACTAGCCGACGACCACCCCATTGTGTTTTCCGCTCCTCCTGCGCCACCGTTAACCCCCATGCGCGGCCTCAAGCAGCGGCATTCCTTGTGTctttgcgccgccgtcgcgccacctccggccaccatctcttcaccacataaTCCTTAACCTCCCAGCAACCTAAACCACTCATCCTTAGCTCTGATCCGTCACTGGTGAAACTCTACTATCTAATTTttcgatttgagcattttgacCTCCAAACATCTCCCACAGCCAACCACCGCCACCATTAGCTTTTTCAACATTCCTAAGCTTTTCCCTActaatctcaagtcttcgtttgtccctgttcaaaagtttgatttttgagacccacggcctttATCCATTTTTCCACTGTTACATTGTTGTgtcgccacttctagcacctccatgatccgtcgaaaaatatattatagctttgtaagtattttatcaaagaactttgagatttaaatgtattttttttgcgctaactcatttttactgtgaattggttggttgtgccggactgagtccgaggagtaagggggtcggttggattggatgatggagttgtttatGTAATTGGTTTATGCTGAGATTTGTTagctgttttgggtttaaatattgatgttttgagtttgatattggttatagtggatattgatgattttagaaagtgatgatatattttgagattatgaggactttaagttttgaggaattaaaataggttattttagatgtttaggcttaaatatcgaaatacgtgaatgattggaaacttacgaaaattacgtgattatttttataggtgacgatttatagtcgacttgacattttttaagaaaattctaaaaagttaagaagtccaggtaagtggggttcctacgctatactttgcataaaaataaataaaatgagctaagattgatttttggaaaaatatgcatgttttgttatgaaaagaaattgaagccacctcagttatttgttctgcatgacttatgaaattttgtttaagaataaagtattttctatcatgactaatgtagacatgagcaaagttttggcattatgtttctgaactatacaaaagagcgaatatgaaaaattgtgcataaattatatttttgtaatctgattctgttctattctgaaaatgttatgtactctgatgtgatatgatgtgatttatgaaacctctagcatgacattctgtttatgttctgttctgaccttaccacgggtgtaaaactgtggcctctgtttgggttggtaccaatttttctatttctagtgcacccactttggaaacaaagtgtttttttgcatgatttttcctatatgcacactcgggactctgAGATTGATAagggggaagattcacattctatttctgctcaGTTGGCCgccgggatttgcacaaccctaccactggagttaaacatggaattctgttctgatatgatgtttcatttATGCTGTGccaatgaaattttaaataagaatatttttgaactttcgctctgatatttttgataacatgttctgacattgcattgtgaaaagaaaaaatgttttgttttgcattatgaactctgtaaatgctcatgtttgcatactagtatatgttctatgcttactgagttattgataactcaccctctttatcttcacaatattttcagatgattttggatttttcagttgatgatcaagattatgaagcattgggtgagatgacttaagaatagtggattatgAACAGAAAGTTTACGATGAGTATTagtgatttttgttaattatattgttgaaatatgagtttaagtgacatgtagagaagttgatatttttgagATTACTATATTGAtgatttgatatatgagtttgtgtagttaattaaatttgaagtgtttacgttttgATTTAGAgtttttagaaatatattagcagtgttagagttgattatcaggtaacatgagttaactctctagATCCTCGAAGATGAGGCGTTACAGTCTATGTTATTAAATTGTGCTTTATACACACTCATCACTGAGCAAGTGGGAGTCTTAAAGGTTTTATTTCGTGAATTGCTTAGTTGGGAGGTGCAAGAGGGAGGTAGATAGTATCACACGATCAATGCCGTTGATGGTAATGCCTCAAGTTTCATGCCATTGAGGTAGTAAACCGTTGGTGGTGTCCCAATTAAGGACCACAACATGCTTGACTTTTGAGGAAGGATTGGTGATGCGACAACTGTGTCTAGAGATAAGGCATGCCTTGTCTTTGGTTTCGTATGGATGTTTCCGTCGAGGTTGAGTGTCAACAAGACGGTCCAATGGCCTACGGTGATGCTTGGACGGCTATGGAGTGCTTAGATGctaatttatgattttaatattaaataaattgaagaagatatactatatttaataaattaatactaaataatgaACGGCTATGAAGTGCTTAGATGCTTGAACGGCAAGTCTACTatatttagtgattttattgtttctCATAGCTCACTATGCTCTTAgtacaattataaaaattggGGTTGAGAGAATGGAGAAAGTCATCTGTTTGTGTAAAAGTAGAGAGCGGACAGAAATCTAGAGAGAGAAAGTCCCTTCCCTTtatctatcttcttcttcttcttttaaataaaaaaaacttgtgttCCTTACATTTTTAGCTTCAGCCCACTTTATGTTCCTTTCAGTTTTATACTTTTAGACTATTTTTTGAATGTTAAGcagttgagataaattaattctttatgaataatattgaattaaaataatagaatgagTTTTGTATAGaatatttaagatgagtttaaatatatttaaatgtaaagacgagtttaattatatttatgaaaagatgaaaaaagttGTAGATTCTACATGTGAAGAAGTTTTGAGCTGAGTgatgtttaatgatttgagaattgtgtatttaaatattgagataggTCTAAAATAGAATCCAACTGAGACGAGCTGAACTCATTCAAGAATCTAAACGAAGCCttaggttgcatttggatagtaagatgatctcaaatattttgtgaataataataaaaaaataataaaaaaatagtgataaaatattaaataataataaataataataaaaaagaatgaaaataatgaatagtaaaaatacTTTACTACT
This sequence is a window from Juglans regia cultivar Chandler unplaced genomic scaffold, Walnut 2.0 Scaffold_689, whole genome shotgun sequence. Protein-coding genes within it:
- the LOC118346116 gene encoding uncharacterized protein LOC118346116, which gives rise to MKRLMRAQFLPPDYEQLLYQQYQNYRQGTRSINEYTELYRLNSKNNLSKTEGQQVARYIGGLRVAIQDKVTLHTVWTLSKAVNLVIKIESQLSRPPTRTPSFSPANKGTKPPIQPNLPHVPSSSHDPKTQNSYQAPKSNTTTAGSRGSTGHRSNECPTRRSINIVDGEDLARENDEGSEEEGELVKGDEGDLVNCVIQRLLVAPKQEDHTQSVKGTSFNVTRHREASQTLQDQLDQEEAEMKVTNTCKIPFSIGKFYKDVADCDVVDMDACHVLLGRPWQYNVAATYKGHDNKYTFWWHERKVTLLPVGERLLNTTSLAKKASFLIVSEDQFLIDAKECSKIVTLAMKGRTEETTSEFPPTVHLLLEEFLDIIPQELPAGFPPMRDIQHCIDLVTGASLPNLPHYRMSPNEHKVLQDQVEDLIRKGLIQESMSHCAILALLTPKKDGSWRMCVDSRAINKITVKYRFPIPRLNDMLDMLVGSNKFSKLDLSSGYHQIRVRPDDEWKTAFKTKEGLRVAGHAIRLVKRT